A window of [Clostridium] innocuum genomic DNA:
GCTCTTCCCCATATACACGGCAGGTATTTTCGTCCTCAATCATATAGACTGTATGATATGCATGCTCCTGCAAATACTTCAGGATATCCTCCTTCACATGATCACAAACACGGACATGCTCCAGACGGGTGGTATGCTGCTTTCCGCAATCACATGTAAACGCATGACCAAGGTAATCATTGATTTCAAATGTTGCTACCTTCATTTTCATAAGATCACCCTAATCCATATTCACAAAACAGCGCATTGCAGACTCTATATCCTTCTGCATAGCATCCTGTCCTGCTTTGGCGGCATCATGAAAATATTTCACGGGAGATGCAGCATTTACGCCTTCTCCACCTGCTTTGTCCATATACGTAAAGTAATTGATTTTACGAACACCGTTTGCGATAACCTTCTTGTAATCCGCATGACTTACACCGCTTCCTCCATGCATAACAATGGGCACACCGGCTGCCTCCTTTAATTCCTTTACCAGTTCAAAGTCAAGCTTCGGCTCTGAAAAATATTCGCCGTGCACCGTTCCGAATGAACATGCCAGACAGTCCACTCCCGTCTTCTCGACAAAATCCTTCGCCTCTGCAGGATCTGTGTAATTCCTGCGATCTGATGCACGGTTTTCTGTAACACCTTCATTATTTAAGGTAATCCCTGCCATTTTACCGATTTCAGCCTCTATGGACACTCCATATTTACGAGCTAAGGCAACAGCTTCCTTTGTCTGCCTGATATTCTCTTCATAGGTCAGTGCGGAACCGTCAAACATGACAGAGGTGAATCCCATTTTCAGAGATTTTTTAATGTAATCCAGATTTACACCATGATCCAGATGAACGACCACAGGCACCTTTGCGCGCTGTGCCATCAGTACCATAACAGGTCCGATCGTATCCAGATTCATGACATTATTCTCCTCATGCGTCTGTGCAAACGCAAGAATTACCGGCATATTCAGTTTCTCTGCTGTATCCAGTACAGCCAGTATATTTTCAAAATTCACGATATTGAAAGCACCGATGGCGATTTTCTTCTCATCGGCAAGCTTCCATACCTCATTCAGATTTGCTAACATAAATTTTCTCCTCCTTTATGATTCAGCTGCTTTTTCATCAAGCTTATACAATACGCATCCTTACGGTCTGTAAAAGAGATATTCTCAGGGTGTTTGACGCTATTATTCTGAGAAACGCAGCATAACTTTATAGGTATCCGGACGGCTTGCACATTCCATTGCTTCCACAACATCCTCATAATCGTACACAGCCTCAATCAACGGCTTCACATCAATGATTCCTTTGGAAATACAGTCAATTGCCTGTGCAAAGGTCTCAATGGTTCCATTCTGGGTACCGGTTACCACAATCTCCTGAGAGTGAAGACGTCCCGCATCCACAAGAATCGGCTCGTTGGGATGAATGGAGCTGAACATATTGCACAACCCGCTTTTTGCAGTCATCTGAATTGCCTGTGCTGCTACAGAAGGAATTGCTGTCGTATTCTCAACAACATTTGCCCCTCGGCCGTTTGTCAGCTTTTTAACCTGCTCAACAGGATCGGATTCCAGCGGATCAATTACAATATCAGCACCCAGCTTCA
This region includes:
- a CDS encoding class II fructose-bisphosphate aldolase; this translates as MLANLNEVWKLADEKKIAIGAFNIVNFENILAVLDTAEKLNMPVILAFAQTHEENNVMNLDTIGPVMVLMAQRAKVPVVVHLDHGVNLDYIKKSLKMGFTSVMFDGSALTYEENIRQTKEAVALARKYGVSIEAEIGKMAGITLNNEGVTENRASDRRNYTDPAEAKDFVEKTGVDCLACSFGTVHGEYFSEPKLDFELVKELKEAAGVPIVMHGGSGVSHADYKKVIANGVRKINYFTYMDKAGGEGVNAASPVKYFHDAAKAGQDAMQKDIESAMRCFVNMD